Within Dermacentor albipictus isolate Rhodes 1998 colony chromosome 3, USDA_Dalb.pri_finalv2, whole genome shotgun sequence, the genomic segment TATTTGTAACTGCAAGTTCAGCGATACGTCCTCAAATTACTTCTTATTAGAGTCATATTTTGGGAACTCTTTACAGGTTCTGTATTGTTATTTGAGTTATTTTTCTCCCTGTGGCTGACTTTTGAAATATTGTGTATGTTAAGACCTAAGTGTCCTGTACTTAAGTTTTGTGAATCTGTCCTGTTAGAAATACAAGCTGTAAATGAACCTACGTTCCTTTAGAAGGTTTCTTTGTCACTGATTAATTTCTGAAGTAAGATTGGAAATAGGGAAGGGTTGGGGGATGGGGAGTGCACGTATGGACCGTGGAACTTGTCTGGTGCTGTTAGGCATGTTGTTCCAGTGTATCATAAAGATGAAGATGACAGCATTAGTGACTCATTGGATTTATGTTTGGAATCGCTCTGTAAAAAATGATAATAAAACTTCTTTGGTGTATCCCTATTCGTGTAGCTGCTTGCAGTTTTTGAGAGGAATGGCATTTTCATTGCACTGTTTAAGTGCATGTCCTCCAAGTAAATGGAGCCTTAATGCAAGCTCAGAGATCTGCCTTTTTACTTTGAACCAGATCTCTGCGGACATCAAGTCTTGAAGCTGCCATCAAGCGTGCAGCATGCTGCTGTTTGTCAAGCTGCTTTTAATATTTTTGACTAACTTTGATAGCAGTTTCAGTGAATTTTTCCACTTTTTCTGCCCCCTCAGTTTCATTTCATGCCTCAACAGCATTTGGAATGGCATGATCATATGAACTACCGTGTGGAACACAACTTGTAGACACAAGAAATCAAATAACACTGGAGAGGAGTGCTCAGGTTGTGCATATATGACTGGCCGTTAATGCAGGCAGGTCTCCAGCGTTTGTCAATGCCGAGTGGTTACCCTGCACATCTGTTATAAATCACGTTCGCTGACTAGGTGACTTGTGGCACATAACCCTCAAGGATGGACTCTATTGACTCTTTGAACACACAGCTTGGCACGTATGGTGGTGCAAACCTATACATGTTGAACATGTAATAGATGCCACTGCCACCAATAGCAGGCACATCCAAGTGATTCAAGAGCCCATAACTGCCATCACCACAAAAGCTTTCTAGTGTATATGTTACTTGACCTCCAGAATCGTACAGCTCGGTGCACTTGTAAGGGGAACAGATGAGCCTAGGGCATTTTTTTGTTCTGTCTGCCATGCGTACAAGCACCTAGCTTTGCGGCAGACGACGTACGATTAGCAGTGCTGGCATTTATCTACACTCCTACCCGCCAcagtggcttagcagctatgatgTTGTGCTACTAAgcgcgaggtcgagggatcgaatccctgccatgacggctgcatttcaatggggccgaaatgcaaaaatgcccatgtctcgtgcattgggggcatgttgaaaattccctggtggtcaaacttaatacggagtcccccaatatggtgtacctcataatctaaccccagaattcattcattcatttatctaCACTCCTGCAGCTGCCCACACTTGCAGTTGCAGTGCCAGCAAAGTAATCGCTGCGCATTAGAGTGTTCCTTATACACGATTCTTGAGCTACCAGCTCCAGTACCAGGCTTCACAGTACCTGGCTGCTTGCATCAGATCAGTAATGGCACAAGCAGCCAGTTATCTTCGGAACTGAGGTGGCTGACAAGAGACTACTAacttatttattcaaaagaatcTTCTCCCTTTCCCTGCAAATTGACTTAAAAGAGAGCAAGTTCTGTGGGGTGGGGTGACAATTGTTCCAATTGTTTTCCTTGTTCACGCTTTATCAGAAACAGAACAGTGCTCCCCCCAGTTTATCACCACGATCAAGTGGGCATGcgcggtggatgataagaaagcAGTTATGTTGTACTGGCCCTGATCTCTCTTCTTCTAGTGTAGCATGTGTAGACAATGCTTGAACTGTGGGCTGGCACATGAACTCTGTCAGGAGCAAGAGCAGACAAGGCTCTGTGCGTGTCTCAAAGGCGCGAAGAAATAAACAATGAAGACCAATGCTGAGCTCGCAACTGCCAAGGGCTCTCACAAGAAATAATGAAGGGGAAGTCCCTTTCTGGTCTACACAATGCTTGCATGTGTTTGGTGCCACCACAGAACCCACAGACAATCGATGGCCACACCATGTCGCAAACTCAATTCTCGATTATTCATAATTTATATTTGGCGATGCTTTCTTTCCATTACTTGTTGACCGACTAAATGGGGAGACGTGACAAAGGAAACTTGTGGATGAGTGCAATTTGCACCAATCATACTTTTCATGTCGAAAAAGTCGAGTCTACTGAGAGCATTTGCAGAATATGCACTGAAATGCTGTTTGCTTCTATGTGCTGCCAAATTTTTGCTGTTATGGTGAAGCATTATGTGAAGCAAGCCATGTTTCAGAAATTAACTGCACAAAACAGACAAGAATGAAGGAAAAGATGAACGCAACACTGGCGCTGACTCGCAACCGAAGTTTATTTTCAGGAAAGTCGCATTTATATGCACAGGCCAACATTTTGGCCATGTTAGCCTGTGTATATAAATGCGACTTTCCTcaaaataaacttcagttgtaagtaGGCGCCAGTTTCGTGTTCTTTTCCTTCGTTCTTGTCCGTTTTGTGCTGTTGATTTCCGAAACGTGAATTACCACCAACTCACCCAAGCTTCTCTTCAAGGGAAGCAACCCTTTAAGGattatgaaaaaaataaacttgcaataaagacaattttttttgtgtgtgtgcaaacAATTCAGTGCAAAGATTATTTCTTTTTATAATTTTTACTCTGTAATGAAGGTGGGCTTCACTGCACACAATGGGTTTCATTGCATCTATTGGCTTTTCCTATTTACATGCTTCAAGACAATGCCTGTATAGCAAAATAGTTCATTCGCTGAAGCTGAGCTCTCCAAGTCTccacactctcttttcaacatgACTGAATGTTCACTCACCCCACAGAGGATACCGCATTAAAATTGACTGCTGGCAAAACTACAAACCATGTTTACAGCCATATGCTGTTCATCGGTCTTCTTGTGCGCTATGGTGTTGTTTACAAGAAGCAAAGAGCAATGTATGAGCTGGAATCATCTGGAGGGTTCATCCAAGTTTTTTGCAGGTACGCATTTCATGAGCTTAGCTTGTCTTTCATAGCGAAAATGTTAAACACAGAAATATTACTCGGGTGGCATAGCCATGCTAACAAGAGTAGCATTTTCAGCTGCAATTTAGAAATCATGTCAGAAGTGTAGAAAATCACTTCTTAAAAGTTTGGTTCACATTGTGAAAGGTCAGTACGATACAGAAGTGAAATACACGCATGAACAGAAATTGCATAGCAGCTTTGAAACTTTTCCATGTTTTCTACAGGAGAGCAAATAAAGTGTTTTTAAATGTGAGGTATTTCTTGGTGAACATATGCCACTTTGACAGTACTTATCAAGCCACCTACGTCTTAGTGCTCTCGTGGTGATTTCGTTAGCTTGGTATGCACCAAAGTTGGCATAGTATGACGAAATTGTGTCAAACATAAATTATTGGTCACGACTTGAATATCATGGGGGTCAGGAAGCAGGTTGTGAAACAGCCACTTCCATCTTGGTGCTCTCGTGGTCGTTTCCCTAACTTGGTATGTACtacaattggcatagtatgacaagagtgtatgacgagcaCAAATGAACGGTCATGACGTGAATCATGAcctgcgtgtcatgtaggtcatgaaacagcagtctacatcttggtgctctcatggtcgttatGTTAAATTGGTATGTACCACAGTAGGCATAGTTTGACAAGAGTGTGTGACAAACAAATGATAGGTCATGCCATGTGTGTCATGCAGGTCGTGAAACAGCCACCTGTCTTGGTGCTCTCACGGCcgtttcattaacttggtatgtaGTACCACAATTGGCATAGTACGACAAGAGTTTAGAACGAACATAAATGTTGGATTATGACATAAGTGTCATGTAAGACATTAGATGGCCatctacgtcttggtatgtaccaaaattggcatagcatGACAAGAATGTATGACAAATATTGGTTGCGACATGAATATCATGTAttatgtaggtcatgaaacagccgctatcttggtgctctcatggtcgtttcgtaaACTTCGTTTgtaccataactggcatagtatgacaagagtgtatgacgaacataaatgataggtcacgaCATGCGTGTCATGAAACAGACACCTACGTGTTGGtcctctcatggtcgtttcgttaactagACAGGCTCCCCCACACACTGGTTCATATAACATTGACTCCCACAGGGCGTGGGACCTGCTGGATTTTTTCCCCCTGCTGATCTCTCAAACTAAAGTGTTTAGCAGATTGCAAAAATTTGTTACCTGTTACTAGTAAGGCACACCTTATGTAGGTACTTCATTTTGGGCTGCATGTACAGTTTCCATATTTGCTTTGGATAAGCTGTCATCCAGAATCAACTTTAGTGGGATTGCAGCAAAGAGTTGAATGTATCAGAAATATGGAGCTGGCAAAGTTTTTAACAGATGAAAGTAAGTGTGGCATGGGAGTGGTATGCAAGATTTAAAGGAAGTTGTAAATTTCTGTGCTTAGGGTGACAGATGCGTAAATAGGTTTGTTGCTATCAGAAGTGTGTGTACGAATTTCAAGCTTATGTTTACTTTTCACATGTGTATTACTCATGCTTCTGGCACGTGCTTATTGGCTGAGTACGTGCTCAGACTGTGTCACTGTGCAGTTTATAGCAGTGTTCTTGCATTTGAGTCCGAGAGACTTGTTCTGTGATCAACCAGTTTTCATGCTAATTGCATTCCTCACAGCAGCACTGCCCTATTGTTTGTATGTTACTAAGTAGAGGCACTACTACTTGCCAAGAGGCTCTCACAGCCTATTTATAAAGGGTCATTCTAATTGGAAATATTGCTTTTGAATGAACAAAAAGACTGATTTTAGTTTCCTGTGGATGAGGTGAGTGTGTAGTAACACAACTTTAACTGTAAAAGAATCTACTTAACTAATTATTTACAAACAATTCCAAAACTGGTAGTTGCTTTGTCTAACAGCACACAGTCATGTTCAGCACATTCTGGGCTTTTGTTGGAGCAGCACAGCACAAGGTGCCATGGCAACATGCACCTTTAATTTATTACATCAGCTATCTTAAAAGTGTTCACAGTTGCAATTGGATTTATTGGTTGCCAGCCACAGTAACGTTCAGGCCAGACTCATGCACCCGTTATCGATTGACATAAATCACTCAGAAGGGGCTTTTGTATTAAATCATTAGCCAAGAGTCGGCAGTGATGTTAAATAAGAGGGAGACCAGACAATAGGAACTATGCTTGTTTCTTGACGAGATAGTTCTTCCCAGCCAGCAGACATAAATATGAATCTCTCTGCTGCTACCTATGGTACGAGTCTCTGCCTGTCGATGCAAAAGCTGTTTTGCATGGTAGAGCTTAGTAAGTATGTTGCCCATATGCAATGATAGGCAGCCAGCAAATACTACAGCTGAGCATCTAGGCAGCTAAGTTAACAATGTGGGCTGTCAAGATTTATTCATGCACTTTTCAAATCGCAAGACACTAAGGTGTTCTGCTCCACATCGCCTAGCAATAACACATTTTCCCTGTAGGCCATGTGTGGACATCAACTTGCAGACACCATCTGAAAACCGAAaacagaagaaaaggaaaagtcCAGTATAGCAGCATTCATTCAGGGCACCCGGAAGCACTGAAAGCATCAATCACACATGGAAGACATACCAGGGTCATTGTCTTTGATGACAAGTAGAAAATACAAGCCATGATCGCTCAGTAATTGAGACACGTATGGAGCCAGCCTGTCCATGACCTCGCGGCCTTTTGTGCCGCCTGCCCAGGATCGAGTCAACAGCTGATCACCTTGCACCTAGAGGACATGCAGTAGTAACTGTGATCCTTGCTGTACCTAAGGAACACGTGGTTATTGCTGCTTGGTTTTGGCAGTACTGCCGTATATAGCACTGTGTTGCAATCTTGCTTGTCACTATTTTTCCAATAATCCCTAATCTTCCCACCACTCATGACGACACCCGCAACCGGTGGTCTTTAGAAGAAATAGTATAGGCACAATGTGATGCTGCAAGTACAGTAAGCTTTTAAAATATTTATTAACaaaagcataataataaaggcCTCTTTCCAATATGTCAAGCTTCGAGGGAGCGAGCAAGGGAAAGAATGTCAGCGTGTTTTGAGGACTCGAAAGGAAAGGGGCATAAATGTAGTGCCAAAGCGTTAACCAGAACTGGCTGTAATTTTGGGGGGTATACAGGGTACCCCACAATTCCCATCCTCGGCGCCCATGTGATGTCGGCGGGGCCGCCATAGCGGCCCCGCCGACATCACATGTTATATTCAGTGAACAAGGCTGTGAAATTATATAGAAAGCGTCAATGAGAGTCGGCTGCGTCTTCAAGGCAAGGGCAAACTCAATGCGCTACATTGGGCCTTTGGCAGACGAAACATCCTGATCGGGTACGCAGTGAAAGAAAGGCCGCCATTTAGCAGGGGAAAGAGGTATACCTGATGAACAAGTATCTTGGGTGAGGGCCCCCTAGCGCTTGAACACTAGGCCACACATACAGCTCAGATGGCTTTCCTAATCCCTGCAAATACATATCCTCGAGATATTTTTTGGACGCAAGAAACTGCGGTCATAAATGAGCATACTTTCGTACAGCAGTGGTACGGAAAAAATTCGTTTTAGCTTGTTTAATAACTGCAGTCATAAAGGGGAAACAGGCCCATTTATACTTTGCTTGCGTCGCATTAAAGGAGTGCCGATAACAAGGGGAAAATTCACATATGCGTGACGGCACTGAAATGATTACCTCTTCGGTCGGCGTTACAACGTAAGGCGGATTAAAAACCAGAAGGTCCACTTTCTTTTCAAGGCGGTCGGCAAGGCATCCTACCTGGAAGAACCGGCATCACCTCAGGCACGGTCACAGTTAAGCGTGGTCGCGCGCGTATTAAGTCcatgaaagaaaatattaggaATAAGGTGAATAAGCTGAAAAGACGCAGTCATTGCTTACAAGATCGCTAACAACGACGTCAACGtcagctccatttctttcacAAGTTCTTTTCGTCATAGCGGCAGCCCTTTCATTTATGTCAGTGGCTctgtaaaacaagaaaaaaagtttaGTAGTTTCAATGAACGGAACAGGCTGCCCGCGATCAAATATCTGCACTTACATGAAGCAACAACTGCGGCCTAACGCTTTTGCTATGGCTGCAATAACAATCCCTGAACCGGAGCCAACCTCGACGCATAGTGACGGCCTGAAACAGAAACAAACGTCTCACACAATGCGATGTGTGTGAGTCGTCTTTACCTCCTCCTGACGATTTCTGGTAGCTCCTTTTCCAGAGCATCAATTAAAAGAAAACTGTCCTCGGCAGGCTCATACACACTGGCTGCATCGCTTTCGCTGAAACACGGGACAATCGGCGTTTCCATTTGACGATTTCACGCGAAACGCGCTTCTTCCACGCCGCGATTTGTTTACACCAGAGTACGCAGCACTTTTTAGGATGTGGCTGGATTTGGCGGCTTGCTTGTTTATAGCTTCAGATGACTGACTgatggtggtgctgcgagcgccgctTCCGTCACGTGCACCTCTCACCTGCGGTCGTCTGCTCGCTGAAGGCAGGTGCCGTATTTTGTAACGATTATATTTAATTGCCAGTATTTATGCCCATCGAAATTGGCTAGCATGGAGCCAAGATTTTGTTATTCCCTTTATCGGCCACTCGCTGCGATGTGTGGTGTCAAATGAATAGAACATCGAGGCAGCGTTTTCTCTCCTGCAATTAGATGCGGCTTTCACATTTCGCCCTTGAGCTAAActctatccttgtgttatattttcTTCACGTGTGTGTGAGTAAGTGTGAGTGTTACACGACAAGAACGTACATGTTTCTGCTTGACAAGGAGACAAGTACAACTTTATTCCATTTGACAGAATTGCATATATCCTGGAATTTCTGAAAGCAAAAGCCGTTATGCTGATCTAATGAGACACCACTCAATTTATTATCGAGCATGAAAGTGAGTGTGAATTCCTTAAATTGCTTTTGGTAGCGCCTAGTCATTTCGATGCATGGTAACGCATAGTATTAGAAGGATCGtaatgtttttttattattattattagggggATTTAGCCGCAAGATATATATATGAGAACTTGAGCtatgctacaaggtaaacagaacaagtactTAATTTCAATAGTTTCGACTGGtagaccgatcttcatcagggtttacaagaaAATATGTAAACCTGTTGTAAACCCGGATGAAGACCGGTCCACCGGTCGAAACTGTTGGAAGTatatacttgttctgtttaccttgatcaagttctttacgtttgaaaggtagcctgaagaatttcTCATTTCTCTGTAcctatatatgaacgagaagaaagggggttaactgaggggcccgattttatgcgaagcatattacgagggctcaacccagctcctcaggcgcggcggtgaccatgaaataaGGCATAAATTACTCAGTGATGCCAGATGTCCCTGGTGTGGAGGCGGTCTGGTGTAGAATTCAGCTGGGCCAGACCCACGTCTATGCTGGCGCCGTCTACAGACCACCCCAAGCCGAAATCTCGTATCTCGAGCAGCTTCTAGAGTACATGTATCAACACATGCTGGGGAACGCCATAATAATGGGAGGAGATTTTAATCTTCCAGAGATTAACTGGGAGTCGCTGAGCCCATCCAATGTAACAAATAACACCTTGCTGAGCTTTCTGTTTACCTTCAACCTGACCCAAATAGTATCCAAGCCCACCCGTGTCCAGGGCACTTCAAGCTCAATTTTAGACCTTATTTTCATAAGCGATTTCTTTTCCAAAGAAGATAACAAAGTCGAAATTCTTGAAGGACTATCGGATCATCACCTGGTTTTTTGCACATTCACCATTCCAAACCAAATCCGCCTACGTAACACTAGAAAGCGCGTGTACGCATTTAACAAAGCAGACGATGACGCCATTATGACCTACCTTGCACACGAGTACTACGACTTTAACGAGCTAATCTCAAAGGGCTCGGCCAACATCGACGAAATTTGGTTGCTGTTCAAAACACATGTTATGCACTGCTTAAGGCAATTTGTCCCACAAATACAAAAGAACACCACTAAGCACAACCCATGGATTACACGTGACGTAATTCATTTCAAACGTAGAATGAAAAGGTTGCGGAAATCTAACAAATTATGCCCAGTTCCAGACTTCTGCCAAAAAATAAACTCGTTAAACAGACtactaaaggaagcaacaaaagtAGGAAAACAGCGCTTCTGCAGTACAACACTTAGCAACTTTATCAAAGACTCACCCCAAAAATTCTGGCGTTATGTCAGGCAAAACGATAACCGTACAAAACcgttatcgccgacagaagaaaagaaacaagcggaAGCGTTTAACACATTCTTCCAATCTGTATTTACCCCGGACAACGGCATTACGCATGCTTACAGGCCAGAAAATATAAAGCACAACGAAACACTAAGCGCTCCAGTCGTAACTGAAGCAGGCGTGTTCGCACTATTATTAAATTTAGATGATAAAAAGTGCAACGGTCCTGACGGAATCCCGAACTGTTTCCTGAAACGTTATGCCGAGCCTGTAAGCAAATACTTATGCCTTATTTACAATAAGTCAATCTCTGAACAATGTATCCCAGCTgaatggaaaattgctaaaatagtGCCCGTCTACAAATCAGGCAATATTTCTTGTCAGtcaaactataggcctatttctcTCACATGTACATGCTGCAAAATCTTGGAACATATTATCTTAAAATCCGTTAAACAGTTCATTGAGGCAAACAATGTCCTCCATCCatgccaacatggcttcaggactgGTCTGTCTACCATTACCCAACTCGTTGAGATATTACACGATTTCGCCAAAGCAATTAACGACCAGACACAAATAGATGTTATTTACCTAGACTtctcaaaggcctttgatcgtgTCTGCCATGCTAAACTACTCTTAAAGCTTAAACATATACTAGGAGATGGGCCAATTTTTCGTTGGATTAGCAATTACTTATCTGACCGCCGCCAGTTTGTTCAGTTAGGCTCCCACGCTTCTGAAACTGTACCAGTACtttctggtgtaccccagggttccgttttggcccctatcctgtttcttttgttcataaatgacataactaatcAGATTGAATCCAAAATtaggctatttgcagacgattgcgtccTCTATAGAGAAGTACTAAACCGGCAAGACCAAATTAGTCTTAACAAGGATTTTTCTCTGATAGTGcaatggtgtgaagactggcaaatggccatcaacttcgataaaacagtttcaatgtcagtaacaaaaaagaaatccaagCTTACTTTTTCATATGGCTGTGATAATACTATACTTAACACTGTCACTCagtacaagtacttgggcgtTATCATATCATCAGACTTAGGATGGTCGGCTCATGTAGAGTACGTAGCAAGCAAAGCGATGCGAAAGCTTATGTTCTTAAAACGGGCCCTGCGATACTCTACGAAGGAGGCTAAGCTCTTGGCCTATGTTACAATCATACGTCCTATCTTAGAATATGCGAACGTGGCGTGGTTTCCCTTTGCCCAAAATCAAATCGCCACTCTTGAGGCTGTCCAGCGAAAAGCCGCGCGGTTTATCTGTAACCGATTTCGGCGCACCGACTCGCCTACTCAGATGCTATACGAAATCGGCCTTCACACACTAAGCagtcgtgcgatgctgtaccgACTCAAATTTTTGTATCTCATCCTGCATAATAAGGTACATGTGGATTCTAACACCTATATTTCCTATAACACATCAAGAGAAACCCGTCACAAGCATCACCTAACACTCCAAGAATATTCTTGCACTAACAATACATTCAGCTTCTCGTTCTTCCCGCGAGCAGTTCGCGATTGGAATGCTTTAGCCCAGACATTGGTCGATCAGCCTACTGTTGACAAATTTGTTGAAATAGTTGGCGCAACAGTATTGTCAATCACTATCTAAATGACATGTTATCATTGTCTTTATCATTGTATTGTCAAATATTTTTGGAAATGTGTGATGTGAAATGATGTATGATGCTATCAATTGTATAACCATATGCTTATCCTTCTTTTGTCTCTTGCAAAATATCATATGACATTGAAACAAGGTCTTTGTGCGTTAT encodes:
- the HemK2 gene encoding methyltransferase N6AMT1, whose translation is METPIVPCFSESDAASVYEPAEDSFLLIDALEKELPEIVRRRPSLCVEVGSGSGIVIAAIAKALGRSCCFIATDINERAAAMTKRTCERNGADVDVVVSDLVGCLADRLEKKVDLLVFNPPYVVTPTEEVQGDQLLTRSWAGGTKGREVMDRLAPYVSQLLSDHGLYFLLVIKDNDPDGVCKLMSTHGLQGKCVIARRCGAEHLSVLRFEKCMNKS